Proteins co-encoded in one Flavivirga eckloniae genomic window:
- a CDS encoding adenylosuccinate lyase gives MTLEEFHKELSYLNASRENRMKYANMVLNDMSLFPKLIDILFMVDDKVSCRAAWVFEFVCANYIYAVVPYLEIFTKNIKNVHFDSAVRPISKVCEFITKAYYSKTPNTIKQTLNPEHRERIIEACFDWMISDQKVAPKVYAMESLFLYGTDYDWIHTELAQILDRDFPMQSAGFKVRAKRTLSKIKKCKTS, from the coding sequence ATGACTTTAGAAGAATTCCACAAAGAATTAAGCTACTTAAATGCCTCCCGAGAAAACCGAATGAAATACGCCAATATGGTTTTAAACGATATGAGCTTATTTCCAAAACTTATAGATATTCTTTTTATGGTAGACGATAAAGTATCTTGTCGTGCGGCATGGGTTTTCGAATTTGTTTGTGCTAATTATATTTATGCCGTTGTTCCTTATCTTGAAATTTTCACAAAAAACATTAAAAATGTTCATTTCGATTCGGCAGTACGCCCTATATCCAAAGTCTGTGAATTTATTACCAAAGCATACTATTCCAAAACCCCAAATACGATAAAACAAACCTTAAATCCAGAGCATAGAGAACGTATTATCGAAGCTTGTTTCGATTGGATGATTAGCGACCAAAAAGTTGCTCCCAAAGTTTATGCCATGGAATCTTTATTTCTTTACGGAACCGATTATGATTGGATTCACACAGAATTAGCGCAGATTTTAGATCGCGATTTCCCAATGCAAAGTGCCGGTTTTAAAGTGCGGGCAAAACGCACATTGTCAAAAATTAAGAAATGTAAAACTTCTTAA
- a CDS encoding heme-binding domain-containing protein encodes MKTIKKIFLLLLIVFVVAQFFGPDKNAGNIASIEGFLNETNPSEDVKIILKESCFDCHSDVTRYPWYNAITPVNYWLADHIKHGKKHFNVSNWEGNSVKRKDHKFEELIEMVEEKSMPLNSYTWTHTEAKLTDEQINAVTDWAKQVRFKYSLEPKPE; translated from the coding sequence ATGAAAACAATAAAAAAGATATTCTTGTTGTTATTGATCGTATTTGTTGTTGCTCAATTTTTCGGTCCTGATAAAAATGCAGGCAACATAGCGTCAATAGAGGGTTTTCTTAATGAAACGAATCCGTCCGAGGACGTTAAAATTATTTTGAAAGAAAGCTGTTTCGATTGCCATAGTGATGTTACGAGGTACCCTTGGTATAATGCTATTACACCAGTTAATTATTGGCTGGCAGACCATATAAAACATGGAAAAAAGCATTTTAACGTATCTAACTGGGAAGGGAATTCTGTAAAGCGAAAAGACCATAAATTTGAAGAACTTATAGAAATGGTTGAAGAAAAAAGTATGCCGCTTAATTCGTATACCTGGACACATACCGAAGCCAAACTTACAGATGAACAAATAAATGCTGTAACCGATTGGGCTAAACAGGTGCGTTTCAAGTATAGTTTAGAGCCTAAGCCGGAGTAG